A single Tenacibaculum sp. 190524A02b DNA region contains:
- the prfA gene encoding peptide chain release factor 1 gives MLDKLQIVKQRFDEVSDLIIQPDVITDQKRYVQLNKEYKDLGKVVKKAKEYEGLLNTIDEAKEIIADGSDAEMVEMAKMEMDEAKGRIPTLEEEIKFLLIPKDPEDSKNAVVELRAGTGGDEASIFAGDLFRMYSKYCEGKGWNVSVVDYSEGTNGGFKEIQFEVSGEDVYGTLKFEAGVHRVQRVPQTETQGRVHTSAATCMVFPEAEEFDVEINPKDVRIDYFCSSGPGGQSVNTTYSAVRLTHIPTGLVAQCQDQKSQHKNKEKAFKVLRSRLYDLELAKKQAEDAAKRGSMVTSGDRSAKIRTYNYPQGRVTDHRIGLTLYDLQNIVNGDIQKIIDELMLAENTSKLKELGETI, from the coding sequence ATGCTAGACAAATTACAGATAGTAAAACAACGTTTTGATGAGGTTTCTGATTTAATTATTCAACCAGATGTAATTACTGATCAAAAGCGTTATGTGCAATTAAATAAAGAATATAAGGATTTAGGTAAGGTAGTTAAAAAGGCTAAAGAGTATGAAGGGCTTTTAAATACTATTGATGAAGCTAAGGAAATTATAGCTGATGGGAGTGATGCGGAAATGGTAGAAATGGCTAAAATGGAAATGGATGAAGCTAAAGGTCGTATTCCTACTTTAGAAGAGGAAATAAAGTTTTTATTAATACCTAAAGATCCTGAAGATTCTAAAAATGCTGTTGTGGAATTAAGAGCAGGTACAGGAGGTGATGAGGCTAGTATATTTGCTGGAGACTTATTTAGAATGTATTCTAAATATTGTGAAGGTAAAGGTTGGAATGTATCTGTGGTAGATTATAGTGAAGGGACTAACGGTGGTTTTAAGGAAATTCAATTTGAAGTATCAGGAGAAGATGTTTATGGGACTTTAAAGTTTGAGGCTGGTGTACATCGTGTGCAACGAGTACCACAGACAGAAACTCAAGGGCGTGTTCATACTTCAGCAGCTACATGCATGGTTTTTCCTGAAGCTGAAGAATTTGATGTAGAGATAAATCCTAAAGATGTACGTATTGATTATTTCTGTTCATCTGGACCAGGAGGTCAGTCGGTGAATACTACGTATTCTGCTGTGCGTTTAACACATATTCCAACAGGTTTAGTAGCGCAATGTCAAGATCAAAAGTCACAACATAAGAATAAAGAGAAGGCATTTAAAGTATTACGTTCTCGTTTATATGATTTAGAGTTGGCAAAAAAGCAAGCAGAAGATGCCGCTAAAAGAGGTTCCATGGTAACTTCAGGAGACCGCTCTGCCAAGATTAGAACATATAATTACCCTCAAGGACGAGTAACTGATCATAGAATTGGCTTGACATTATATGATTTACAAAATATAGTGAATGGAGATATCCAAAAAATTATAGATGAATTAATGCTTGCAGAAAATACCTCTAAATTAAAAGAATTAGGAGAGACTATTTAA
- a CDS encoding TetR/AcrR family transcriptional regulator, translating to MKRLLSNIKIDIPEGIYIKDPESSSLGKKIISNSIILIEEIGFERFNFKKLGTSIGSNESSIYRYFESKHHLLIYLTAWYWGWLEYLLVIETYSISNSKDKLIKAIEVVTRTTKQDNNYGHINEVLLNKIVINENSKSYLTKDVDNENKEGFFLPYKRVVRRLSEIILAYNNNYKYALSLASTLTESGLHQHFIKLHFPSITSCNANITPTSFLTDLILKTLTND from the coding sequence ATGAAAAGATTACTTTCGAATATAAAAATTGACATTCCAGAAGGAATTTATATAAAAGACCCTGAATCTTCTAGTTTAGGTAAAAAAATTATTAGCAATAGCATAATACTTATTGAAGAAATTGGATTTGAAAGATTTAATTTCAAAAAACTTGGCACCTCAATAGGCTCAAATGAAAGTTCAATTTATAGATATTTTGAAAGTAAACATCATTTATTAATTTACTTAACTGCCTGGTACTGGGGATGGTTAGAATACCTATTAGTTATTGAAACCTACAGCATTAGCAACTCTAAAGATAAATTGATAAAGGCTATTGAAGTAGTTACTAGAACAACAAAACAGGACAATAATTATGGACATATAAATGAAGTTTTGTTAAATAAAATTGTTATTAATGAAAATTCTAAATCTTATTTAACAAAAGATGTTGATAATGAAAATAAAGAAGGTTTCTTCTTGCCTTATAAACGAGTAGTTAGACGTTTGTCAGAGATAATATTAGCCTATAACAACAATTATAAGTATGCTTTAAGTCTTGCAAGCACCCTTACTGAAAGTGGCCTACATCAACATTTTATAAAATTACATTTTCCTTCTATCACAAGTTGTAATGCTAACATTACACCAACTAGTTTTTTAACTGATTTAATTTTAAAGACACTTACAAATGACTAA
- a CDS encoding peptidase domain-containing ABC transporter, translating into MTNPPLSPWTRFLGLIKLERKDFLQIAYFAVFEGVVALSLPLGIQAIINLLQGAQISASWIILIILVTFGVAFSGALKLMQMRIIETIQQRIFTRASFELSYRLPKIKMSELRNYYLPELANRFFDTLTIQKGLAKILIDVPSAFLQIIFALVLLSFYHPFFIFFGLLLILLIYGVFKYTAQKGLDTSLIESKNKYKVAHWLQEIARTVISFKLSGKTNLALDKSDNLVSDYLKSRENHFKILVIQFIQMIGFKVLVTAGLLLIGGFLVLNQKMNIGQFVAAEIIILLVITSVEKLIVGLESFYDVLTSIEKLGQVVDKPLEPQEGEIITNGNPITIELQNASYKVKEVNNPILNDISLTITPKDRVFIEGASGSGKSSLLQLISGVILPTSGYLYINNLSISSLLINNYRANLGLSLSEETPFEGTIRENITFGNTDITDDEIYKILNCVGLTDFIKQQPKGLNTFLKPEGKQIAYTTAKKIVLARAIAKKPKVLILEDPLDQFRKEVTQNIINFLTDPSQSWSLIVVSNNQAWKEKCNKHILLEKGGIKKFKS; encoded by the coding sequence ATGACTAACCCTCCTCTTTCTCCTTGGACTAGATTCTTAGGATTAATAAAACTTGAAAGGAAAGATTTTTTACAGATAGCCTATTTTGCCGTATTTGAAGGAGTGGTAGCGTTATCATTGCCTTTAGGAATACAGGCCATTATAAATTTACTTCAAGGAGCACAAATATCAGCTTCTTGGATTATTTTAATTATCCTTGTAACCTTTGGCGTTGCTTTCTCTGGCGCATTAAAACTAATGCAAATGCGAATTATAGAAACTATTCAGCAACGAATTTTCACTAGAGCTTCATTTGAATTAAGTTATCGCTTACCAAAAATAAAAATGAGTGAACTTAGAAATTATTATTTACCTGAATTGGCTAATCGTTTCTTCGACACTTTAACTATTCAAAAAGGACTTGCTAAAATATTAATTGATGTACCGTCAGCATTTTTACAAATAATTTTTGCTTTAGTACTTTTATCATTTTACCATCCGTTTTTTATTTTCTTTGGGTTATTACTAATTCTATTAATTTATGGTGTGTTTAAATATACAGCTCAAAAAGGATTAGATACTAGTTTAATTGAATCTAAAAATAAATATAAAGTTGCACACTGGCTTCAAGAAATAGCTAGAACAGTAATTAGTTTTAAGCTATCTGGAAAAACAAATTTAGCTTTAGATAAAAGTGATAATCTTGTAAGTGATTATTTAAAGTCTAGAGAGAATCATTTTAAAATATTGGTTATTCAATTTATTCAAATGATAGGTTTTAAAGTGTTAGTAACAGCTGGACTATTACTTATTGGTGGTTTTTTAGTTCTAAACCAAAAAATGAATATTGGTCAATTTGTTGCAGCAGAAATCATTATTCTTTTAGTAATTACTTCTGTTGAAAAATTAATTGTTGGCTTAGAGTCTTTTTACGATGTGCTTACTTCTATAGAAAAGCTTGGACAAGTTGTTGATAAACCTTTAGAACCTCAAGAAGGAGAAATCATCACAAATGGAAATCCTATTACTATTGAACTTCAAAATGCAAGTTATAAAGTAAAAGAGGTTAATAATCCAATTTTAAATGATATTTCTTTAACTATTACTCCAAAAGATAGAGTATTTATTGAAGGCGCTAGTGGTAGCGGTAAATCAAGTTTACTACAGCTTATTTCAGGTGTTATTCTACCTACTTCTGGCTATCTATACATTAACAATCTATCAATATCAAGCTTATTAATTAATAATTATCGAGCTAATTTAGGACTTTCCTTATCTGAAGAAACTCCTTTTGAAGGAACCATACGTGAAAATATAACGTTTGGAAATACTGATATTACAGATGATGAAATTTATAAGATCCTAAATTGTGTAGGGTTAACTGACTTTATCAAACAACAACCTAAAGGGCTTAACACTTTCTTAAAACCAGAGGGTAAACAAATAGCCTACACAACCGCTAAAAAAATAGTTTTAGCAAGAGCTATTGCTAAAAAACCTAAGGTTTTAATTCTTGAAGATCCTCTAGATCAATTTAGGAAAGAAGTAACTCAAAACATCATAAACTTCTTAACGGATCCTTCTCAATCTTGGAGTTTAATTGTAGTTAGTAACAATCAAGCATGGAAAGAAAAATGTAACAAACATATTCTTTTGGAAAAAGGTGGTATTAAAAAGTTTAAATCGTAA
- a CDS encoding HlyD family secretion protein codes for MLNISKNKISEYIDITSFKSGSEIFTKEYHKRFKRFLLYITLFLFIVLFLPWTQNITSKGNVTTLKPSQRPQTLQSQIPGRIEEWFVREGELVKKGDTILRISEIKSEYFDNKLAERTGDQINAKSSSVNAYKNKVIALQQQIVALQKERSLKLAQAKNKLTQSHLKVKSDSIDLEAIKIKSSIAKTQFERTVSLQKEGLKAVKDVEEKRSKFQEANAKLISQQNKLLTSRNNIINAELTISTLKASYADKISKVQSNLFSAQSSAFDSEAQVSKLETNLANYKRRGSLLFVTAPQDGYINKAIKSGIGETFKEGEQLVSIMPANYELAVEMYVRPIDLPLIHIDEMVRVQFDGWPAIVFSGWPNVSYGTYGAKVIAIENFISTNGMYRVLLAPDKDAEPWPKAIRIGSGARTIALLENVPIWYELWRQINSFPPNFYQPETTINSTSKKKK; via the coding sequence ATGCTAAACATTTCAAAAAATAAAATCTCAGAATATATAGACATCACTTCATTTAAATCTGGAAGTGAAATTTTCACCAAAGAGTACCATAAGCGGTTTAAACGCTTCTTATTATACATTACTCTATTTTTATTTATTGTTTTATTCTTACCATGGACTCAAAACATTACAAGTAAAGGAAATGTGACTACGTTAAAACCAAGTCAAAGACCTCAAACATTACAATCTCAAATACCTGGACGTATTGAAGAGTGGTTTGTAAGAGAAGGTGAATTAGTTAAAAAAGGAGACACTATACTTCGTATATCTGAAATAAAAAGTGAGTACTTTGACAATAAACTAGCTGAGCGAACAGGTGATCAAATTAATGCCAAATCTTCTTCTGTAAATGCTTACAAAAACAAAGTTATTGCTTTACAACAACAAATAGTAGCATTACAAAAAGAACGCTCTTTAAAATTAGCACAAGCTAAAAACAAACTTACTCAATCTCATTTAAAAGTTAAAAGTGATAGTATTGACTTAGAAGCTATCAAAATAAAATCTTCCATTGCAAAAACCCAATTTGAAAGAACTGTCTCTCTTCAAAAAGAAGGTCTTAAAGCTGTAAAAGATGTTGAAGAAAAACGCTCAAAATTTCAAGAAGCTAATGCTAAATTAATTTCCCAACAAAATAAATTACTTACTTCTAGAAACAATATTATAAATGCCGAGCTTACTATTTCTACATTAAAAGCTAGTTATGCAGATAAAATTTCTAAAGTACAAAGTAATTTATTTTCTGCACAGTCTAGTGCTTTTGATAGTGAAGCTCAAGTTTCAAAACTTGAAACTAACTTAGCTAACTACAAAAGAAGAGGAAGTTTATTATTTGTTACCGCTCCTCAAGATGGATATATAAATAAAGCTATTAAATCTGGAATTGGAGAAACATTTAAAGAAGGTGAACAGTTGGTAAGTATTATGCCTGCCAATTATGAGTTAGCAGTTGAAATGTATGTTAGACCTATTGACTTACCTCTAATCCATATTGATGAAATGGTTAGAGTTCAGTTTGATGGATGGCCTGCCATAGTTTTTAGTGGATGGCCAAATGTTTCTTACGGTACTTATGGAGCTAAAGTTATTGCTATTGAAAACTTTATTAGTACAAATGGTATGTATCGAGTTTTATTAGCCCCTGATAAAGACGCAGAACCTTGGCCTAAAGCTATAAGAATAGGTTCTGGCGCTAGAACTATTGCTTTACTTGAAAATGTACCTATTTGGTATGAGTTATGGAGGCAAATTAATAGCTTCCCTCCTAATTTTTACCAACCTGAAACTACAATAAATTCAACATCTAAAAAGAAAAAATAA
- a CDS encoding TolC family protein, whose protein sequence is MKKFLSFLLFISTVTIAQTPDILSLEEYIGYVKKYHPILKQAQLITSNGEAKLLKARGAFDPKIEVDYNRKKFKKSEYYNKLNTTFKIPTWYGIEFKANYETNSGIYLNPELKTPKNGLYSAGVSISLARGLLTNKRMATLRKAKLYNKQSIEQQKLAINQILFDAINVYFKWLKNYQTQSVYGDYLTNAKVRLTNIKKSFYAGDKPAIDTLEANINYKNRVLDLEKSKLSYTKSKLELSNFLWLNNNLPLELKNSIIPDINTLTIIDTVLDSSISKALNFNIEVHPKLKQLNLKKESLLIEKRLQLNKLLPKVDLQYNFLSADYRNINSFNTSNYKGALQISFPLFLRKERGNLKLAKLKVKDIDFDITATKVALQNKIKATITEINSYNEQNRILNDLVNDYSTIVNSEERKFSLGEGSLFLINYREVKLIESKLKLIKTQNELFIAKSTLVQLLNNFKV, encoded by the coding sequence ATGAAAAAGTTTTTATCCTTTTTATTATTTATTAGCACAGTTACTATTGCTCAAACTCCAGATATTTTAAGTCTTGAAGAATATATAGGCTATGTAAAAAAATACCATCCTATTTTAAAACAGGCTCAATTAATTACTAGTAATGGAGAAGCTAAACTTTTAAAGGCTAGAGGTGCATTTGACCCCAAAATTGAGGTAGACTATAATCGTAAAAAATTTAAAAAATCTGAATATTACAATAAATTGAATACTACTTTTAAAATACCTACTTGGTACGGTATTGAATTTAAAGCTAATTATGAGACTAATTCTGGTATTTATCTAAACCCTGAGTTAAAAACTCCTAAAAATGGTTTGTATAGTGCTGGAGTATCTATTTCTTTAGCAAGAGGCTTACTTACTAATAAGCGTATGGCTACTTTACGAAAAGCCAAACTATACAACAAGCAATCTATAGAACAACAAAAGTTAGCTATAAATCAAATTTTATTTGATGCTATTAACGTTTATTTTAAATGGTTAAAAAACTATCAAACACAATCTGTTTATGGTGATTATTTAACAAATGCAAAAGTAAGATTAACTAATATTAAAAAGAGTTTTTACGCTGGAGACAAACCAGCTATTGACACCTTAGAAGCTAACATTAATTACAAAAATAGAGTTTTAGATTTAGAGAAATCTAAATTAAGTTATACAAAATCTAAATTAGAGCTTTCTAATTTTTTATGGTTAAATAATAACCTTCCTCTGGAATTAAAAAACTCTATAATTCCTGATATAAACACCTTAACTATTATCGATACGGTTTTAGATTCATCTATCTCTAAAGCTTTGAACTTTAACATAGAAGTACACCCAAAGTTAAAACAACTAAATTTAAAGAAAGAAAGTTTATTAATTGAAAAAAGATTACAACTTAACAAATTATTACCTAAAGTAGATCTACAATACAACTTCCTTTCTGCAGACTACAGAAATATTAATTCTTTTAACACTTCTAACTATAAAGGTGCACTCCAAATTAGTTTCCCTCTATTTTTAAGAAAAGAACGTGGTAATTTAAAGCTAGCTAAACTTAAAGTTAAGGATATTGATTTTGACATTACTGCTACTAAAGTGGCTTTACAAAATAAAATTAAAGCTACTATTACTGAAATTAATTCTTATAATGAACAAAATAGGATTTTAAATGACCTTGTTAATGATTATAGTACTATAGTAAATAGTGAAGAAAGAAAGTTTTCTTTAGGTGAAGGTTCCCTATTCCTTATTAATTATAGAGAAGTTAAATTAATTGAGAGTAAACTCAAACTCATTAAAACTCAAAATGAGTTATTCATAGCTAAGTCTACTTTGGTTCAACTTCTAAATAACTTTAAAGTTTAA
- a CDS encoding ATP-dependent Clp protease adaptor ClpS, producing MSTIEKIQEELDVLIQETKEYEIILYNDDVNTFDFVIDSLISVCEHTPEQAEQCTVLVHYKGKCAVKTGEYKDLEPRCSRLLQLGLSAEIV from the coding sequence ATGAGCACAATAGAGAAAATTCAAGAAGAATTAGATGTTTTAATACAAGAAACAAAAGAGTATGAAATTATCTTATACAATGATGATGTAAATACCTTTGATTTTGTAATTGATAGTTTAATAAGTGTGTGTGAGCATACACCAGAACAAGCAGAACAATGTACAGTTTTAGTTCACTACAAAGGTAAGTGTGCAGTAAAAACTGGAGAATATAAAGATTTAGAACCAAGATGCTCTAGGTTACTACAGCTAGGACTTTCTGCGGAGATTGTATAA
- the prmA gene encoding 50S ribosomal protein L11 methyltransferase, translating into MDNVYIEYTFKVTPKEPATEILIAELGNVGFESFVENEQGVTAYIQKQDWNESILEEIFILNSPEFIFEYQNTEVAQTNWNAEWEKNFQPIQVDDLVSIRAPFHENPNLRYDIVIEPKMSFGTGHHETTHMMVQHLLNLDLDDKKVLDMGCGTGILAIFAEIKGAKPIDAIDIDKWCYENSIENVERNKCQEINVYQGDAKLLIDKKYDVIIANINRNILLNDMETYINSLNEEGTLLLSGFYKEDISIIDSNVIKYGLSLYKTIERNNWVALRYQK; encoded by the coding sequence ATGGATAATGTTTATATAGAGTATACTTTTAAAGTAACACCAAAAGAACCTGCAACTGAAATATTGATAGCAGAATTAGGTAATGTAGGATTTGAAAGTTTTGTAGAGAATGAACAAGGGGTTACGGCATATATACAAAAGCAGGACTGGAACGAGAGTATTTTAGAAGAAATATTTATATTAAACTCTCCAGAATTTATCTTTGAATACCAGAATACTGAAGTAGCTCAAACTAATTGGAATGCGGAATGGGAAAAAAATTTTCAACCTATACAAGTAGATGATTTAGTAAGTATTAGAGCTCCTTTTCATGAGAATCCTAATTTGAGATATGATATAGTAATAGAGCCTAAAATGAGTTTTGGGACAGGTCATCATGAAACTACACATATGATGGTACAACATTTGCTAAATTTAGATTTGGACGATAAAAAAGTACTTGATATGGGGTGTGGTACAGGAATTTTAGCCATTTTTGCAGAAATAAAAGGAGCAAAACCCATAGACGCTATAGATATAGATAAATGGTGTTATGAAAACTCTATTGAAAATGTAGAAAGAAATAAATGTCAAGAAATAAATGTATATCAAGGAGATGCTAAGCTTTTAATAGATAAAAAATATGACGTTATTATAGCGAATATTAATAGAAATATCTTGCTCAATGATATGGAAACTTATATTAATAGTTTAAATGAAGAAGGAACATTACTATTAAGTGGTTTTTATAAAGAAGATATTTCAATAATAGATAGCAATGTAATAAAATATGGATTATCTTTATATAAAACCATAGAAAGGAATAATTGGGTAGCATTGAGATATCAAAAATAG
- the tpiA gene encoding triose-phosphate isomerase, with protein sequence MRNKIIAGNWKMNKNLDEAKKLIKGIKKGLKKQELKDKRVIIAPSFVNLSTAVKRTEKSVIEVAAQNVHQEKSGAFTGEVAAEMLTEIGVGIVIIGHSERRSYFGETSEMLAKKVDAALTNSLEVIFCFGEQLEDRKTEKHFEVVETQLKESLFHLLEDNYSKITLAYEPVWAIGTGETATPEQAQEMHAFIRQVLAKEYNEELANKVSILYGGSVKPANAKEIFSKSDVDGGLIGGASLKSEDFLAIVEAI encoded by the coding sequence GTGAGAAACAAAATTATTGCAGGCAACTGGAAAATGAATAAAAACCTTGATGAAGCAAAAAAGCTAATTAAGGGAATAAAAAAAGGATTAAAAAAACAAGAGCTAAAAGATAAAAGAGTTATCATAGCGCCAAGCTTTGTTAACTTAAGTACAGCAGTAAAGAGAACCGAAAAATCAGTAATTGAAGTGGCTGCACAAAATGTACACCAAGAAAAAAGTGGTGCATTTACGGGAGAAGTTGCAGCAGAGATGTTAACTGAAATAGGGGTAGGTATTGTTATTATTGGTCATTCAGAAAGAAGAAGTTATTTTGGAGAAACAAGTGAAATGTTAGCTAAAAAAGTAGATGCAGCACTAACTAACAGTTTAGAAGTAATATTTTGTTTTGGAGAACAATTAGAAGATAGAAAAACTGAAAAACACTTTGAAGTTGTAGAGACGCAATTAAAAGAAAGTTTGTTTCATTTGTTAGAAGATAATTATTCGAAAATAACTTTAGCTTATGAGCCAGTATGGGCAATAGGAACAGGAGAAACAGCAACACCAGAGCAAGCACAGGAGATGCACGCTTTTATCAGACAAGTTTTAGCTAAAGAATACAATGAAGAATTAGCTAATAAAGTTTCTATATTGTATGGAGGAAGCGTTAAACCAGCCAATGCAAAAGAAATATTTTCGAAATCAGATGTAGATGGAGGCTTAATAGGTGGCGCTTCATTAAAATCAGAAGACTTTTTAGCGATAGTAGAGGCAATATAA
- a CDS encoding TlpA family protein disulfide reductase has protein sequence MKKYILLLLITSLYSSCITNETAFSKKALADTFININNNEVAFNQILEENKGKIIVINVWASWCKDCLDSLPYLLELKEKYPQASYVFLSLDKSLEEWKESIERLNLSGNHYFMQSGWEGDFANFLQLRWIPRYLVVDETGGIKVFNATKSTDKQIEQSLKK, from the coding sequence ATGAAAAAGTATATTCTACTACTATTAATAACTAGTCTTTATTCTAGCTGTATAACTAATGAAACAGCCTTTTCAAAAAAAGCATTGGCCGACACATTTATAAACATAAATAATAATGAGGTAGCTTTTAATCAAATATTAGAAGAAAATAAAGGAAAAATAATAGTAATTAATGTTTGGGCTTCATGGTGTAAAGATTGTTTAGATAGTTTACCTTATTTATTAGAATTAAAAGAAAAATATCCACAAGCATCTTACGTGTTTTTATCATTAGATAAATCTTTAGAAGAATGGAAAGAAAGTATTGAAAGATTAAATTTAAGCGGAAATCATTACTTTATGCAGTCTGGATGGGAAGGAGATTTCGCTAATTTTCTTCAATTACGTTGGATTCCTAGATATTTAGTGGTAGATGAAACTGGCGGAATCAAAGTATTCAATGCTACAAAATCAACAGATAAACAAATAGAACAAAGCTTAAAAAAATGA
- a CDS encoding TlpA family protein disulfide reductase, which produces MKKVLIILITIFFTSCTVFQPKSFTKESLEEKLVTINRDSINLNELLKRNKNKQTFIQVYASYCPYSQDSFKDVEKLQEKNNDIDYVFLSVDHSYHDWKRGLENLKNLKGQHYYIPQKGKGAIAKFIKLKTIPRFLLINTNQEIVVFKSAKVADIEAKLIK; this is translated from the coding sequence ATGAAGAAAGTTTTAATAATTTTAATAACCATATTTTTTACAAGTTGTACCGTTTTTCAACCAAAATCATTTACAAAAGAATCTTTAGAAGAAAAGTTAGTAACAATAAATAGAGATTCAATCAATTTAAACGAATTGTTAAAAAGGAATAAGAATAAACAAACTTTTATACAAGTTTATGCAAGTTATTGTCCCTACAGTCAAGATAGTTTTAAAGATGTAGAAAAACTACAAGAAAAAAATAATGATATTGATTATGTTTTCCTATCAGTAGATCATTCGTATCATGATTGGAAAAGAGGACTAGAAAATTTAAAGAATTTAAAAGGACAACATTATTATATCCCGCAAAAAGGAAAAGGAGCTATAGCAAAATTTATAAAATTAAAAACAATACCTAGATTTTTATTAATTAATACCAATCAAGAAATAGTAGTGTTTAAAAGTGCTAAAGTTGCAGATATTGAAGCTAAACTAATAAAATAA
- a CDS encoding ABC transporter permease, with protein MIQYIINKLFYGFITLFGVVTVIFLLFNILPGDPARMMLDQREDTEQLDNIRKKYGFDKPIFTQYLYYLNDVSPISLHSKNNDDYTFLSENKYNYHKLFNLGNLTLVVKYPYLRQSFQKNGKSVSEVIAETLPNTAVLAITAIALAIFFGILLGVLSAILKDTIFDRIIAVISTLGMSIPSFFSAILFAWFFGFILHKYTNLNMTGSLFEVDDFGEDVFIKWKNLTLPALVLGIRPLAVIIQLMRNSLLETLGQDYIRTAKAKGLNTYQVIKKHALKNSLNPVITAISGWFASMLAGAVFVEYIFNWNGLGKEIVNALNTLDLPVIMGSVLVIATLFIIINIVVDILYSVLDPRVNLYE; from the coding sequence ATGATCCAATACATTATAAATAAACTTTTCTACGGTTTTATAACCCTGTTTGGGGTAGTAACAGTTATCTTTTTATTATTTAATATTTTACCTGGAGATCCGGCTAGAATGATGCTAGACCAAAGAGAAGATACAGAACAACTGGATAATATTAGAAAGAAATATGGGTTTGACAAACCAATCTTCACTCAATATCTATATTATCTTAATGATGTTTCTCCAATATCATTACATAGTAAAAATAATGATGATTATACTTTTTTGAGTGAAAATAAGTATAATTATCATAAATTATTTAATCTAGGAAACTTAACGTTAGTTGTTAAATACCCATATTTAAGACAGTCATTTCAGAAAAATGGGAAAAGTGTATCAGAAGTAATAGCAGAAACATTACCTAATACGGCAGTTTTAGCCATTACAGCTATAGCTTTAGCTATTTTTTTTGGAATATTATTAGGTGTTTTATCAGCTATACTTAAAGACACTATTTTTGATAGGATAATAGCTGTTATAAGTACATTAGGAATGAGTATTCCATCTTTTTTTTCAGCAATATTATTTGCGTGGTTTTTTGGGTTTATATTACATAAATATACAAATCTAAATATGACAGGTAGTTTATTTGAGGTAGATGATTTTGGAGAAGATGTTTTTATAAAATGGAAAAATTTAACACTACCGGCACTAGTTTTAGGAATAAGACCTCTAGCAGTTATAATTCAGCTAATGAGAAATTCATTATTAGAAACATTAGGTCAAGATTATATAAGAACTGCTAAAGCAAAAGGACTTAATACCTATCAAGTAATAAAAAAACATGCGTTAAAAAACTCTTTAAATCCAGTTATAACTGCAATTTCAGGTTGGTTTGCTTCTATGTTAGCAGGAGCCGTTTTTGTAGAGTATATTTTTAACTGGAATGGTTTAGGTAAAGAGATTGTAAATGCATTGAATACTTTAGATTTACCAGTAATTATGGGGAGTGTATTAGTCATAGCAACATTGTTTATTATTATTAATATTGTAGTAGATATATTATATAGTGTGCTTGACCCTAGAGTAAATTTATATGAGTAA